In the genome of Meles meles chromosome 16, mMelMel3.1 paternal haplotype, whole genome shotgun sequence, one region contains:
- the GMEB2 gene encoding glucocorticoid modulatory element-binding protein 2, which translates to MATPDVSVHMEEVVVVTTPDGAADGSGAEVKTVLVTTNLAPHGGELAEDSMETENAAAAAAAAFTASSQLKEAVLVKVAEEEESLEAEIVYPITCGDSRANLIWRKFVCPGINVKCVQYDEHVISPKEFVHLAGKSTLKDWKRAIRMNGIMLRKIMDSGELDFYQHDRVCSNTCRSTKIDLSGARVSLSSPTSAEYVPLTPATADVNGSPATITIETCEDPSDWTTAIGDDTFSFWRGLKDAGLLDEVIQEFHQELMETMKGLQQRVQDPPLQLRDAVLLNNIVQNFGMLDLVKKVLAGRKCQMDRSREQYARDLAALEQQCDEHRRRAKELKHKSQHLSNVLMTLTPVSLPPPTKRPRLARAASGPAAVASQVLAQSAQIALSPGVPVSQLTGVPLGKVVSALPSPVLGKAPPQAAPASSPASPLLGGYTVLASSGAAFPSAVEIHPDASSLTVLSTAAMQDGSTVVKVVSPLQLLTLPGLGPTLQNVAQVSPGGSAIVTVPTGAVESAVAASGPEEHTAAIEVAAMTEGHEHK; encoded by the exons ATGGCAACCCCGGACGTGAGTGTGCACAtggaggaggtggtggtggtcACGACGCCCGACGGCGCGGCGGACGGCAGCGGCGCGGAGGTGAAGACCGTGCTGGTGACGACCAACCTGGCCCCTCACGG gggTGAGCTGGCGGAGGACAGCATGGAGACGGAGAATGCTGCAGCGGCCGCGGCGGCTGCGTTCACAGCCTCCTCACAGCTCAAGGAGGCCGTGTTAG TGAAGGTGGCTGAAGAGGAGGAGAGTCTGGAGGCCGAGATCGTGTACCCCATTACCTGCGGGGACAGCAGAGCCAACCTGATCTGGAGGAAGTTTGTGTGCCCGGGCATCAACGTCAAGTGTGTTCAG TATGACGAGCACGTGATCAGCCCGAAGGAGTTCGTGCACCTGGCCGGCAAGTCCACCCTGAAGGACTGGAAGAGGGCCATCCGCATGAACGGGATCATGCTCAG GAAGATCATGGACTCGGGGGAGCTGGATTTCTATCAGCACGACAGGGTCTGCTCCAACACCTGCCGCAGCACCAAGATCGACCTCTCGGGCGCCCGCGTGTCCCTGAGCAGCCCCACGTCCGCCGAGTACGTTCCGCTCACTCCTGCCACGGCTGATG TGAATGGGTCTCCCGCTACCATCACCATAGAGACCTGTGAGGATCCCAGTGACTGGACCACGGCCATCGGAG ATGACACGTTCTCCTTCTGGCGAGGGCTCAAAGACGCGGGTCTGCTGGACGAGGTCATACAGGAGTTCCACCAGGAGCTGATGGAGACCATGAAAGGCCTGCAGCAGCGGGTCCAGGACCCCCCCCTACAGCTCCGAG ATGCCGTCCTCCTCAACAACATCGTGCAGAACTTCGGCATGCTGGACCTGGTGAAGAAGGTGCTGGCGGGTCGCAAGTGCCAGATGGACCGCTCGCGGGAGCAGTACGCCCGGGACCTGGCAG CCCTGGAGCAGCAGTGTGACGAGCACCGCCGTCGGGCCAAGGAACTGAAGCACAAGTCTCAGCACCTCAGCAACGTGCTCATGACGCTGACCCCCGTGTCCCTGCCGCCCCCCACGAAGCGGCCCCGGCTGGCCAGGGCCGCATCCGGGCCGGCGGCCGTCGCCTCGCAGGTGCTGGCTCAGTCTGCCCAGATCGCCCTCAGCCCCGGCGTGCCCGTCTCCCAGCTGACCGGCGTGCCGCTCGGCAAAGTGGTGTCCGCGCTGCCCTCCCCCGTGCTGGGCAAGGCGCCCCCCCAGGCCGCTCCTGCCAGCTCCCCTGCCTCACCGCTGCTGGGGGGGTACACGGTGCTGGCCTCGTCGGGCGCCGCCTTCCCCAGCGCGGTGGAGATCCACCCGGACGCATCTAGCCTCACGGTCTTGAGCACAGCCGCCATGCAGGACGGCAGCACCGTGGTCAAGGTGGTGAGCCCCCTGCAGCTGCTCACCCTGCCGGGCCTGGGCCCCACCCTGCAGAACGTGGCCCAGGTGTCCCCTGGGGGCAGCGCCATCGTGACAGTGCCCACGGGGGCCGTCGAGAGCGCCGTGGCCGCCTCGGGGCCCGAGGAGCATACGGCCGCCATCGAGGTGGCCGCCATGACGGAGGGCCACGAGCACAAGTAG
- the STMN3 gene encoding stathmin-3 yields the protein MASTLSAYKEKMKELSVLSLICSCFYSQPHPNTIYQYGDMEVKQLDKRASGQSFEVILKSPSDLSPESPVLSSPPKRKDTSLEELQKRLEAAEERRKTQEAQVLKQLAERREHEREVLHKALEESSNFSRQAEQKLNHKMELSREIREAHLAALRERLREKELHAAEVRRNKEQREEMSG from the exons ATGGCCAGCACTCTGTCCG CCTACAAGGAGAAGATGAAGGAGCTGTCCGTGCTGTCGCTCATCTGCTCCTGTTTCTACTCACAGCCGCACCCCAACACCATCTACCAGTATGGGG ACATGGAGGTGAAGCAGCTGGACAAGAGGGCCTCTGGCCAGAGCTTCGAGGTCATCCTCAAGTCTCCTTCTGACCTGTCCCCGGAGAGCCCagtgctctcctctccccccaagaGGAAGGACACCTCCCTGGAGGAGCTGCAGAAGCGGCTGGAAGCAGCTGAGGAACGAAGGAAG ACGCAGGAGGCGCAGGTGCTGAAGCAGCTGGCCGAGCGGCGCGAGCACGAGCGCGAGGTGCTGCACAAGGCGCTGGAGGAGAGCAGCAACTTCAGCCGCCAGGCCGAGCAGAAGCTCAACCACAAGATGGAGCTCAGCCGGGAGATCCGCGAGGCGCACCTGGCGGCGCTGCGCGAGCGGCTGCGCGAGAAG GAGCTGCACGCAGCCGAGGTGCGCAGGAACAAGGAGCAGCGAGAGGAGATGTCCGGCTAG